The Brassica oleracea var. oleracea cultivar TO1000 chromosome C6, BOL, whole genome shotgun sequence genomic interval TACTTAGGGATCGAGTCCACAAGGAGCTGGGGAACCTATTAAATCTAGTCAGGTTATTAATTCTAGGTGTTTGTTGTTTTTTGGTTTAAAAGTAAATAGCAATCCTAATTGAGCAAGTCTATTGCTCGAGTAACAGGATGATTGGGGGTGTAGCTTTATTGGAAGATATTAGATGCATGGTTTCTATTCAGGTGTTAGAGATTATAATCCTATAGATGCCTAACAGTTGCATGCATGATATATTAGAGCTCAACTCCTTAATCACAGTGATCAGCGATGGCAATGTTTCACTGGTTAACTAACTAGATCTTGGATCTCAACTGTCGTCTTTTGATCACAAGAAAGTGTCGATCGATGATCATATATGGATATCAATCGATACACCTTTCGTAATACCGATCGATTGTCAGAAGACAATATTGATCGATTGTCAGAAGACAATATCGATCGATCGCTTCTAGCTAAACCCTAGGCGCGAGTTGATAATGCTCACTAGTCTCCTAGATCAGCGGTTAGCTCTCTCTACCAGTCCTAGCATGACAGATTAGATTCAGGACAGGATGATCAAGGATGCTTGACACATGCAAATTCCTAGGTTCATGTCCTAGTTAGCAAGGCTAAAACAAACATTAAGAACAATCAATCAATGAATATCACAACTCAGCAAATCTATAGTTGGGGCTAATCCCTCTAACCTATTTGAACCCTGAATCTAACAAGTAAACTACTCAGACATAGCTAAGCAATTCATGACACAAAATATAGATAAAAACTGCATAGAATAGAATAGATGAATCAATGGAGTTCCAATCACAAATCTCTCTATGATTTTCTCTCCTAAAACTCTCTCACTCTCTTGCTGAAAGTAAGAATACAATGGTGGCTAAAAGCTCTCCTTGCCTCCTAACACTTAGGCAAGTATATAACTATTAGGTTAAAAACTCGTCAGGGGTAATCTTGTAATTTGGTGAAGCCTTGGGTTTAAAGTCGGCTGGAACCAAGTCGCGCATCTCGTGTCTCGACATCGATCGATGGTACAGGATGTACATCGATCGATCATAATTTTCAATCGTCGAGGCTTCTCTTCTGTATCGATCGACGGCACTGGATGTGCATCGAACGATTTCTTCTTCTTCGTATCGACCGCTAATGGTCAGCTCGGATGAAATCTCTTTTAAGCTCCTAAATGCTCCATAATCATCACTTTACTCCAAGATACTGCTGAACCTGAAAACATACCTCTTAGGATAAAATATACAATATATAGATAGTAAAACACTTATATACCATGGATGAAAATGGGTCAAATCCATGGTATATCAGTAGTCAGCTTAGTTTAACTCTTTTGACCTTTCAGATCCATGTTGCTCATTATCTTCTACCATAATGGTGTTGCTAAAGTGTTTTTAGGCAGTATTCGGAGTTCCATGGAGAAATCTCTCATGTCTTTTCCCAGTCTCAGCAATCTGTTGAACCTGAATATCAATCTTCTTGACATGAGTGTTTAGAGCTTCAAAATTTCCATTCAGCTTAGTGTAGAGAGAATTCAACTTTTTATTGAACTCTTCACTCATCTTCCATTGACCCTCCAAGAGCATGGCTTACATTCTGCTTTCTAAACTGTTGTAGGAGGATTCTGATACTGACATGTGAATATGTGATTGTAGCCATGATAACCAGCTCCATGTAATTCAGGTTCTTCTCTTCCGTTTGTTCCACCATCAAGAGGTTTGAAAAGAATCAAGCTTGACTTTGACTTCACCGATCTCCATACCATCCAATATTCCAGCCGATCTTTTTTTGTCTAGGTACTATTACAAGAAATCAGGCTTTCAATCAGTTTCTAGCTTCTTTTGTACATTTGGTTTTGAAATTCCCTTCACTTACAGCATCCAAAGCGATCTGATATCTCCCATTAGTACCCTAGGAGAAAATACCAGCAGCCGAACTTCGTTGAACCCATGGTGCGGGCAGTGTCTCTGTAAGTCCCTAAGAGAATGTTGAAATTTTATTTATCAGTTACTCAGACCTTACATCATCAAAGAAGTGTGTCAGAAATGCAGTCTTGGTGTCATTACAGGTGTTGAGAGATCTTGGTGGCAGCTACTTCAGCCAGTAAGTTGCATCCCTAAATAAAGAGTGTTGAAAGAGGTTACAAAACAAAATAGTTGATAGACCATGGATTTGACTCATTTTCATCCATGGTTTATAGGTGTTTTTACTAATAATTATTATATTATAGAGTCTATTTATTATATTTATAAGATCAGGAGTGATTTGGAAATAAGTGATGATTTTGGAGCATTTTGGAGATATTTGGAGCAAGCACCCGAGATGACCATCGAGCTCGACCATCGGTCGATATTGGAGAAGAATAATCGATCGATGTTCATATCTTGACATCGATCGACAGCANNNNNNNNNNNNNNNNNNNNNNNNNNNNNNNNNNNNNNNNNNNNNNNNNNNNNNNNNNNNNNNNNNNNNNNNNNNNNNNNNNNNTTGCCACCATGTTAGAGGCAAAGTGTGCTTTTCTAGTTTATTATTTTCACAACAAGATTTTCTAGGATTTTGATAGATTGGAGAGAAGATCCAAAGGTATAATTTGTGATTGGAACTCCATTAATATCTATTTACTATTCTAATGAAGTTTTCTTACCTAATTGTTGTTATGAATTGCTTAGCCATGTCTGAGTAGTTCCACTGTTAGATTTTAGGGTTTAAATAGGTTAGGAGGGACTAGCCCAGCTATAGATTGCTGAGTTGTGGTAATTGTCATTAGGATTGTTCATTAATGCACGTGAGTAGTTCCACTGTTAGATTTTAGGGTTTAAATAGGTTAGGAGGGACTAGCCCAGCTATAGATTGCTGAGTTGTGGTAATTGTCATTAGGATTGTTCATTAATGCACGTCTAGATTAGCTACCTAGAACCTTCCCTAGGATTGATAGATAAAAGCGAGAGCTTCATTCTCATCCTGAAAACATTCTAACTGGGCTAAGTTTCTTGCTATGAGTAAGGAGAGAGCTGATCTATTGAGCTTAGTAAGCATTCATTCAACCCACGCATAAAGCTTAACTCGAAGCGCGTCGATAGATATCATTATTGAATAATCGATCGACGGAGCGAAAGGTGTATCGATCGATATCCCTATAGAATCATCGATCGACACTTTCTATTGATCGATATACGATAGTTGAGATCATTAGATCTAGTTAATAGACAAGTCCAAACATTGCGAACGCTGATGGACTTGTTCACTAAGTAGTTGAGCTTTGCATTATCATGCATGCAACTCATTAGGCATCTATGGGATTATAATCCCAAGTTTCCTGAATAAAAACCCTAAGTCTAACTATTTCCTTTTTAAGCACCAAAACCTCAATCAACTTATTGAACAAATACTTGTTCAATATTAAACTGCAATTTACATTTAAATCTCTGAAACCATCTAGCTTAACAAATCATATTAGATTTCTTAGGTTTCCTAGCTCCCTGTGAATTCGATCCCTAAGTACTACAACTCGACCTCTTATTTGAGAGAGTATAAATCACTCCTTAGGGTAATTTGAGTGGTATCAATAGTCTTCAGAGACGTCATTGCACTTGATGCTTGATGTTAGATCCTTGAACAACTCAAGATTGTCCATAGGGTTCTCAAGGGGAAGACCATGAAAACGATGTTGACCCACAAGAGTGTAATACACGAGTTTCAGCTCAAAGTCATCCCTCTGGAATTATGGAGGTCGAATCGCAGACCTCTTGGCATAGAACTGATCATGCATGTTGTAATCTCCCAGTGTTCTCTGTCGAACCGCTTTAACTTTCTCAGCAACCACTATTTCATAAGGAATTACATTCCCAACATCATCAAGCCTCTGCCCAACTGCATTATATGCAAGACTCTCTTGGTCTCGTAAGACTCTTTTTTCATCAGCCACTACCACAATTTGATCAACCATGTTTGCTAGTTCATCAAGCCTCTGCCCAACTGCATTATATGTCGATCGACACTTGGTTTTAAGTGGTATTGATCGCTACGGAATTGGTGTTGATGGTCGATAGACAATAGTCTCTTGCACGCACTGTTTATACTTTCCAACGCAAACAACTCTTGGATTGATAGATCCAAAAGCTTTGTATCCTTGTTGCTCCTGTTAACAATGCATGCACCTGAAAGACAAGAAAAGATAACAAATAACTAAAAAACATAATATAATTCTTATATCTAGTCTGATGGTGATCATAATCCCCGACAAAGGTGCCAACATTTAGTATGCTTAAATTTATTCAGATTAATCTAGTAATGATTGTAATGCAATAAACAAAACAGTATATAAAATTGAGCTGTAACTTATGGAAGAAAAACACTAAATCCAGGGAATTCAAACATGAAATCAGAATTGGAGTCAAACAAATATCATGGTTTACAAGGAACAGTCTAGACTTAAATCATAGTAATCAAGTCAATCAGCTTTTGCTACAAAACTATCTATGTCTAATTCTTTAAATTCCAAATTTCTTCGTGAATTCAATCAGTTCAAACAAACATTAAGGTCAAGTTTGATATTTTCACTAAATCCCTAAATAAAATCTCTAGCTCATCCAATATTAATTCAGGTAATCAATAACACTCCCATATCTACAAATTATCCTATGATATAGATTATCAAGGTTGTCAATCCAAATCTAGCATTAAGAACAATCAAGATGAAGAATAAAAGATAAACCCTAAATATTCATTATATCAATTTATCAAACCCTAGATAACCTTAACTCTAACAATGAATCGACTCAGACATGGAAGCACAACACAAATCATAGTCTAAATAAACTGCGTAAATAGTAATCAATAGGATTCCAATTGATCGCTGAAGGAGTTATGATCTTCTCTCCAAAACAAAACTAAACAATGGCTTAGAATACATAATATAGAGAGAGATAAAACATGTTGTGAGTTTCTTTGTAAATACTGAGAACTTTTAGGCCTTTTGCAATTCTTGAAAATTTGATAAATCACGTCGGCTTCTCTTGAAAGAGTGGGTGTCGACCGACACCATCCATGTTGTCAATCGACACCAGGTATAAATCACGACTCCAAGTTGATCTTTTCAGCTGCACATCTCTTGATCATCCAAACTGTTCCAGAATCTCCAAACTACTCCTAAACGTTTTTAGACTTGTAAGACTATAAAAATAACTCCAAACATATTAATATATACTCTAAAACTGGACTTATATCATGGTCAAAACTCATAAGAACCATGATATATCAATACCTCATTCGAGGAAGAAATAATAAAGAAGAGGACATCCCTTGAGTCCTCCTAAGGAGAGTACCCATTAAGATAAATCAGATGTTACATAACACCCTTCAAATAGAATAATTTTAATGTACTTAAGAACAGTAAAAATTCAGCAGTATTTTTGGTTCAAACTGTTTTTTTTTTCTCAAATGAGTTTCAACTTTTCATATTATCTTATGTGGATAGCCGATTTAGGCATGCCAAACAAGCAAAACAAAAGCTTCTGATATTCATCTTCAAACCATGCAACTTTGTATTAGGTAGTTGTAGGATGGGATGGTCTTATCTGATTATATCTCTCCTTTTTTGAGGATTTATTTTTTTAATTTATTCGCAGTTTATTTGCCATATAGAGATATATCCCCTCTCTGGATGATCAGCTCTGACTTTAGCTATTTCTATCTTAATGTTGTTTAGATGCACAGCTCGGTGTTGTCTTCTTCGATTATCTGTTGCAGCCATTTGTACATTCATATTTTCATAGAGTCCCAAGTTGATGTACTCTATGTTTCCTGTGATATCATATATTTTGTTCAGTAAAGCCTATTGCACCCTCGCAGATTTTGAATTTGTGAAGTCTGTTTACTATGTCTTTATATTTCAGTAGTGTTTCCACATCCAAAACTTTGATACCTTGGCTTTTTCAGCCAATTTTTCTGTTTTGAGAAGTGCTTTCCAAAATACTATGTTTGTTATTTTCATTTTTCTATTTCAATGTTTGTAAATCCATTACTAGATATTTATAATATTTCTAGACGATAAACAATTTAAAGTGTATAGTTAAATAACTATAAAATTTTAAGAGAAATTATCTAGAATAACTCACATTTCTAGTGTAATGAGTAGAATAACTTGCAAAAATAAAGAAAGAAAAAAACGCTACCAAAAGTCTAAAATAACCCAAAGATAAATGAATTAAAAATAAAATTATTTTTAAAATAAAAATTTCATTTTAAACATTAGAAAAGCTAACAATTAAAATAAAAAAACCATTCCCGGTCAAAGACAAAAAAAAACACTCCCACTAAATCCCTTTCCCGTAACCCATGAACCATAAATCTTTATATTCCTCAACTCTCGATTCTCAGTTATGTTGAATGTGAAGGCCTTAATCACTTAATCTTGTTGATTTCGTTACTCTTACAACCTCATCTCCGGTTCAATCAATTTAGCACCAGAGTTTGATCCGCGCACCTGCGCGGCTGTTAATTTTTTTTTATAAATGAATACTTATTAGTATAAGTGATAATATATATTTTAAAATTTATCCGTTTAAAAAAATTGTTTAATATGAAATTTCTAAATACGATAATTTTATATTTATACTGAATAGTTTTATTTTATCATGTAAACCCTTAATTATATCATCCATTTATTTAGAATATGACATGTAAATTTGCACAAATGTATTTTTAATTTTTATGGATCAAATTTTTATGACAATATATAATAAAATTGTTGTATATACTGTTTTTATGGATCAAAATTTTATGATTATGTATAATAAAATTATTGTATACTATTTATTACGTATATGTGGAATTAGTAAAATAATTACCATATAATGTATGTATTTAATTACGAAATGTATATATGGAATTAATTATTTTCAAACATACATATATATAATAAAATAGGAAAAGACAAAGAATACTAAAACCTAGGTCTATTAATTATTGTTACCATAATTTTTAGTTAGAATTTGACTTTGGAAATGTATTAATTAAAGAGGAAAAAACACAAAGTCCTAAAAAATAGGTTAATTAATAACTTCAGCGGCATATCACTGTAAATAAGTTAAAAAATCTAAGGAGTATGTTGTTTTTGTACTTCTCTTTTAACAATATTGATACTTATTAATTTTTTATGGCAATTTCGTAAATATTTTTATCTTTTTGTGATGTGGCAAGAAAATAATAATGTTTTTTTTGTAAATAAGTTTTCTGTTAACAAAGAAAAGAATGATATCATGAGTATGAAAAAAAACAGTCTAGTATTAATTGAAAAATTATAAGTTAATCTAGTAATAAAAACATGATTTAGTGTTATTTGAGTAATCTTCCCAAATTTTAAAGCAAAGAATGTAAACAGGGTGGGGGAGGAATGAACTAATTTATAAAAAGAAACAAGGTCTTCAGGGTTTCATTGCTAAATTTTGGTCATTTTTGGTGGTTATTTTATTACTTTTCTTTGCAAATCCCACATATATCATTAATTTATCTTATTCATTTTGGTACCTACCACCGTCTCCCTTCTCTATATTTAAACTCATACCCGAACACAGAGAGAGAGAGAGAGAGAGAGCAATTAAGGCAAAACTTCTCGCATATCAAAAATGGGAAAGGATAAGACTTTGCCGTTGCTTGATCCTCGTGAGCCACCGGAACTCACTGAAACCAAACCGGCGTCGAAAGTATGGGCCAAAGAGTTCCGCCAAGAGTCGAAGCGGCTCTGGGAGCTAGCCGGACCGGCCATCTTCACAGCCATAAGTCAATACTCTCTCGGTGCACTCACTCAGACTTTCTCCGGCCGCATCGGTGAACTAGAGCTCGCCGCCGTCTCCGTGGAGAATTCCGTTATATCCGGTCTCGCCTTCGGTGTCATGGTGCGTCATCTTTCACATGTGTCTATTTTTGAGTTATATGTTGTGTTCCAATAAAGGCCACGCAATGAAAAACCATTATTCTTAGGGATTTTATTTAATGTTCGTTAGATACAAAGTAGATATCCCCCATACATTTTAATATTATATAATCAGTCACATGATTCTGCATGAAAATAAATGTCAGTTTGTCGACTAGAGAAAGTTAGTTCCGGCCAAATTAGCCATATTGATGCCGAATTAAGTGAGTCGCAAAAAGAAACATTTAAAGTGATTTGGCCAAGTAAACCATTGATAGTGAGCGAAAGGAACATTTAAAGTGATTTGGCCAAGTAAACCATTGATACTGGGAGTAAGTTAATCCAAATTTAACATTAAAAGAAACTAGTCACAACTAGGTTCATTGAGAACATTGTTGATCATCTCAACATACTTTTTTGTATTTAAAAAGAATTCTTACGTACAATAATTACAAAATAGATCTCCTCGTAGGCTCATACATTGCAATTACACATGATTTTGCACTGTTAATTGAGAAGATCACCAACTAGTACTAGAGAATTTTTTTTTTTTTTAATGAGGAACTGTTGACGGACACAGTATACTATTGATAAATGGTCACCAGGAAACAACGAGGAATAATATATTCTCTAACGTTCCTAAAAAATATCACCATTCACAAGGAATAATTTTTTCTTTTCATTCCCTACCATTTTTTTTTGTAGAGAAATAAAGAACAAAAGTATTCCTTGTTAAATTTGAAAAAGAACAACCATTCCTTTTCATTCCTATAATTTTATTCCTTTACGTTTATTTTCTATTCGTTCCTTTTGTTTTCAGAACGGTTACCAGTCGAACCATTTATGTTCCATAAAAGTATAACCGGAACAGAGCAGGAATAAAATCCAGATTTGCTCCATTTCATTTTTTTGTTAATTTATGAAAATAATACTTTTTTACCCAAAAAATGATACTTATCAAGAACAAAAATAATACTTTTATTCTTTACGGAGAGAAAACCGTAGAGCCCCCGCAAAAGAAAAAAAAAGCGTTCAGTGGTTTTACCTTCTTCGGTGTTGTGAGAAGGTCTGCGACCTTCGTCGGTGCTGTGAGAAGGTCCTTAGTCTAGTATAGTGTCGTTTGTAGGCTGAGAAGAGGCTTCCAAGAGACGGGAGAGTCGGAGATAAGGGACTCGATGTCGATCTCTTCTTATCGATTGCTTAGGCTGCTTGACTAGATCCGAAGCTTTTTCTGGTGTGCGGTGCAGGTTATACCGGCTCTGATATGGGGTGGTACTTCTTCCATCGGTTCAGTTGAGGCAAAGCTCAAGTATTTTTATGGTGGTCTGTCGTGTCTTTCATTGTTTCTTGACTGTTTGTGTGTATTGAAAGCTCTCTGTTTCATATAGGTTTTAAGCTTTGTTCTGTCTTAGCCTAGATCTAAGTTCAAAACTTCTCGATATAAGTTCGTTTATGTGTCAAGTTCGCGGCTTGTGAGTCATCCTTGTGGAGCTTCAGTCTGAGGTTTTTTCATGGAGACAATTTGAGAGAGTGTAGCGAATTCAGATTTAGGGGTTTGGTGTGTTGTTTTGAGAGATTTGTGGAAGGAGATTCAGTTGTTATTGGGGTTGTGGAGTGTGTTTGGTCTGGTGGTTCTGTTGGGACTTATCATTTTCTACTTTATACGGTAGAGTTTCTCTGCCATGGAAGTTGGTTTTACTCTGTTTCCTTTTAGGTTTCTAGCTCTTAATGGTGGTTATCCTTGGTATGGCTTCGCTGTTAGTCCTCTGGTCTTGGTTTTGTTATCTTCAGTTGGTGAAGCTCTGGGGCTGAGAAGTAATGCAGTTCCTTGGTTTGAAACCAACGGGTTTTCCTGATTACTTGGTAAGGAGCTGTGGAGCCATAGCTCAATTGCGTGCAGTCTTTGAGTAGTTAATTGCCAACCGTCGTCTTCTTTGGCTGCTCGAGTTGAAGATTGGTTATTTGTGGCTTCTTGTAGAGGAAGCAATCTTAGATGTGGTGGTTGAACGTGTTGCACTGGTGAAAACGTTCTAGGAGATCATATTCCAACTCAAATAATTAGGCTTGCATCGCTTTCTCTTTCATATATGCTTCCGGCTCCATTTAGCTTTTCCTTTCTTGAAATTCTTCGCTTATCTCCCTATGCTCCTTATCAACATCTCTTCTTCCTTTATAATCTAGTGTATGTTTTAGTGGATGTATCAAACTTTGTCTCTGGATGGTGCCTATCACCGTTCTAGCTTATGGTTCCAAACACCTTTGTTGGTGTTATGTACTACTTTGTTGAAGTTAATATTAATCCATCGGACGACAAAAAAAAATCAAGAACAAGAATTTTCCTGGATAAATTACTTGTTCCTATTTGGTTTCCAAATAGAATAAAACGGAATTTGATGGGGAAAGAAAAAAAAGTAGATGGGATTTGAAAAAAAAAAGTTTAGGTAGTGTAACATGTTTCAAATGCATTTTATTTTGTGTTATTGAACATTTTTGTTTTAAAAATCCAAAAGAGATTTGACAATTTCAATTGCTTAGTTTCCATTCATATTTTTTTTTTGTCAACTAGTTTCCATTCATATATAACTAAAAACGAAAACATAATTGAAACGGAAACTTCAGCCAAGCCTTATTTAAGAGTGACAGAGTGTAGGACACGTTAGTCAGTAATTTTTCCCTCGCTCACTACGAGACACGTTTCACTCCTCGTTTCCACTTGTTATTTGGTTTATTGACTTTACACATAAACTTCCAATATTGCAGCAGCCTGTCACCAAAATATAATAATTTTATATCTTTCAATATCATTTCATATAATATCACTTAAACTTCAATGCTTTTAGTTATTTCTTCTACTATATTAGCATTATTTTTAAAAAGAAAAGACAATATCGAGTGTAAAATATAGCAATGACTTATATACAGTTACGAGGTTAGTAAACATTAGAGAGGTGTAAGCTTTTATGTTTTCAATTCTCAAATTAAAATAAATCCAAAACAGATTTGACTGTTTTTTGCAATTATTACCATGCATATATAATACTATTTGCGAATTCAACACTGTGTTCTTGATCCAAAATAAAATAGATATATATCAATGCAGAATTCTAAAGGTGTAAAAATGTAAACTTTCTTTTTTTTAAACTAACTTTTGTGTCTTTTTTTTTAAACTATCTTTTGTGCTACATGTGGCTCTAAAAGTAACCTTGACGATCCTGAAAAACTGTACCTAATTTGTTTTCCTATCCTAAAGTCAAAATAACTAGAGATGGCACGTTTTATAGGTTTGGGTCTATATCAGGTTTAACGTAGGCTGGAATACAATCTTTAAAATAACTACTAATTGTGATTCATATTAAATTCTAGAAATAGTTATAACAATCTAGAACTTTAGCACATAAACCAAGTTAAACTACCTGTGACATGTTGACTGTTATAAACCAGTAGCAATGACATCATAGTTGACCCAAAATGCAAGAGCTGAAACAGTTTGAGAAAGCTAGCGAATCGCATGGGATCTTTATTCTAGGTTCCGATAGATATTTCATAGTCCCATATTAATTTTCCTATGAATATATCTAAAAGATGAAGGAATACTTGCAAAGAACATAAGAAACTTTAATATATTGTGGTGATGGAAAATGTTTGCAGTTGGGGATGGGAAGTGCATTGGAGACGTTGTGCGGACAAGCATATGGAGCCGGGCAGCTTAGGATGCTTGGAATATATATGCAACGTTCTTGGGTCATTCTTTTTACCACTGCTTTATGTTTACTTCCCGTCTACATTTGGGCTCCTCCCATTCTTTCCTTCTTCGGCGAGGCTCCTCACATCTCTAAAGCCGCAGGTATCCTATTACACCTTTTTTGCCCAAGAAAGTCTTATGTCACGTTCAAAAAATATGCATGCTAACATTTCCTATTTTAAAATTTGCAGGGAAATTTGCACTGTGGATGATTCCACAGTTATTTGCATATTCAGCCAACTTCCCAATACAGAAATTCTTACAGTCCCAGGGGAAAGTGCTTGTGATGGCTTGGATCTCCGGGGTGGTTCTGATTATCCACGCAGTCTTTAGCTGGCTATTCATCATTCACTTTAAGTGGGGGCTTGTAGGTGCAGCCATCACCCTCAATACCTCATGGTGGCTTGTTGTTATCGGTCAGCTTTTGTATATCTTAATCACCAAATCAGACGGTGCGTGGAGTGGATTTTCTTGGCTTGCGTTTCGTGACCTCTATGGATTTGTCAAACTATCTTTAGCCTCTGCTGTCATGCTCTGGTACCAACTTTTCTTGCATTCCATTTTTAAAAAATTTATGCAAGTCACGATTTCTATTAGTATGACCGGTTTGTTGTTGTATTCTGCAGTTTGGAGTTTTGGTACCTAATGGTTCTGGTCGTTGTCACGGGTCTTCTTCCTAATCCATTGATACCAGTCGATGCCATTTCCATTTGGTAAACCCATTTGTGATGATGGTCCCTGTTTATTTTTTTTTTCCAATGAAAATATGTTTTGAAAATGTTTTGGTCTTTCACAGCATGAACATAGAAGGTTGGACAGCAATGATTTCAATCGGGTTTAACGCTGCCATAAGGTAAGATTACTAACCATTTTTTTTTTATAATCCCTTACGAAAAGACAATTAAAACACTCATCGGTGTTTACAGTGTGAGGGTTTCGAATGAACTGGGTGGGGGAAATGCATATCTAGCAAAATTTGCAGTGATAGTTGTCTCCATAACATCAACCCTTATCGGGGTTGTGTGTATGATTGTTGTCTTAGCCACAAAAGATAGTTTCCCTCATCTTTTCACTTCTAGCGAAGCTGTGGCAGCAGAAACCACGAGAATAGCTGTATTGTTGGCCTTCACTGTCCTTTTGAACAGCCTCCAGCCTGTCTTGTCAGGTGGGTACCTCATAATGAGTGGTGGCAATATAGCTAAATAAGAAAATCAAAAAGCAATATTAGGATCAGGAAACAATGAGTCGTGGTTACTTTTGGGACATGTTTTTTTAGGTGTTGCTGTTGGAGCTGGGTGGCAGAGTCTAGTGGCATACGTGAACCTTGCGTGTTATTACATTATTGGACTTCCTGCTGGTCTTGTTCTGGGATTCACATTAAACCTCGGAGTTCAGGTTGGTCTAATCGATTTTTAAGCAGTTCGTATTTGCATTGTTCTTTTTCATTTTGGTGCTAATTCATTTGTCAAATTGTAGGGAATATGGGGAGGTATGGTAGCTGGAATCTGCTTACAGACACTTATATTGATTGGAATAATCTACTACACTAATTGGAACAAAGAGGTATCTTATCTGGTCTCTATATCCTCTTTATGTTCCACCTTTGTGTCGTGGTTTGATCATTTCATTAACTTTGAATTCTGTAGGCTGAGCAAGCCGAGAGTCGGGTTCAGAGATGGGGAGGAACGGCGCGAGAGTGAAAAACCCTAGTAGGACGACTATCATTTGTTTTGGATTCTTGGTCAATGTTTACCAAATTGTTATTCCGAGGACAATATCTTTGACTTTTGTTGGATAATATCTGGTCACCATCCTAGATATTCAAATTTGTCTTTATTGTTTAGATGAAAATTTAATCTCTTAAAAAAATTAAAATTGAAAACATAAAACCAGGATCGGGATATTTTGAATAA includes:
- the LOC106296233 gene encoding protein TRANSPARENT TESTA 12 → MGKDKTLPLLDPREPPELTETKPASKVWAKEFRQESKRLWELAGPAIFTAISQYSLGALTQTFSGRIGELELAAVSVENSVISGLAFGVMLGMGSALETLCGQAYGAGQLRMLGIYMQRSWVILFTTALCLLPVYIWAPPILSFFGEAPHISKAAGKFALWMIPQLFAYSANFPIQKFLQSQGKVLVMAWISGVVLIIHAVFSWLFIIHFKWGLVGAAITLNTSWWLVVIGQLLYILITKSDGAWSGFSWLAFRDLYGFVKLSLASAVMLCLEFWYLMVLVVVTGLLPNPLIPVDAISICMNIEGWTAMISIGFNAAISVRVSNELGGGNAYLAKFAVIVVSITSTLIGVVCMIVVLATKDSFPHLFTSSEAVAAETTRIAVLLAFTVLLNSLQPVLSGVAVGAGWQSLVAYVNLACYYIIGLPAGLVLGFTLNLGVQGIWGGMVAGICLQTLILIGIIYYTNWNKEAEQAESRVQRWGGTARE